Within Sorangiineae bacterium MSr11367, the genomic segment CGCGGTTGCGCGCACGCCACCGCGCCACGTCGATCGTCTCGGCCCCGGCCACCTTCGCGCCGCCACCGTCGTCCCCCAAGGGGAGGCTGTCGCGCTCGTGCACGGACGCCGCCGACACCAGATCGGGGGCCGCGTCCACGCCGACGGCGGCATCGTGCGCCTCAGCCGTTGCACTCGAGCCGCTCGCCCCGCAACGCGCGCAGCCACTCGAGGCGAGCGCCGTCCCCAGCGCGAACACGCAAAGAGGATGCGCGCTCAATCGTGCGACAACCTGGAAATGAGCCCGATGTGGGCGGGAAATGCGCGCGCCAGCGTGTCCTTCTTGGCCAGCTCGAAATCGGCGAAATCGAAGCCGGGTGCGACGGTGCAACCCACCAGCGCGTATTCGCCGCCGTCCTTCAATTCGGAGGCAAACCAACTCCGGGCGCCAACCACGGATTGAAACGACTCGCCCCGTTCGGGCTCCGCACCGAGCGTGTGGGTGTGCAGCGTTCCATCCTCGCCAATCTCGTGCACCAACAAGGTATCGCCCGCATAGAAGTGCCAGATTTCGTCGGATTGAATTCGGTGAAATGCGGAATATTCACCATTACGAATTAAAAAATAAATCTGTGTTGCCGCACTGCAGTCGCCGGCGAACCCCGGGGGCAGGGCGTCCTTTCGTACGGTCAGCGCCGCACGATAGGTCTGCCGAAAGGCACCACCCTCCGGGTGAGGCTCGAGCTGCAAATGCCGAATCCAGTAGTCCGCCGTGTGTCTCATTGCTTCTCGCTCCCGTTGTTTGTCGTCGTTCTCGCGTGGAAATTTTTCTCGTACGCTGCGCGCCATGACCACCCTCGACGTCGACAACCCGTACACCCTCGAATCCGCCTGCACGGTACCGCTTGCAGATGAAAAGCGCGTCAACGAAACGCTGGACCGGGCGCGTGGAGCCGCGCGCGCTTGGAGGGACACCTCCCTGGCCGAGCGCAAGAACCTCGCGGAAAAGGCCATTGCCGCCATGGAAAAGGCGGCGGACACCATCCCCCAGGACATCTCGCGCATGATGGGCAAGCCCCTCTCGCAGGCCCAAGGCGAGCTGCGCGGCATGGCGGATCGCGCACGCTTCATGCTCTCGATTGCGGAGAGCTCGCTTTCCGACATCGTGCTGCCACCGAAAGAAGGATTCGAGCGACGCATCGTTAAAGAGGCGCTCGGGGTCGTGCTCGATTTGCCTGCGTGGAATTATCCACTTCTCACCGCCGTCAACGTCGTCGTGCCCGCCGTGCTCGCGGGAAATTCGGTCATCGTGAAGCACTCGCCACGGACACCGCTTTCGGGCGGCCATTTTGCGCGCGCGTTCGAAGAGGCGGGCGCGCCTCCTTACCTGGTGCAGGCGCTCGATTGCGATCATCCCACGAGCGAGCGCGTCGTCGGCGACCCGAGGGTGGACCACGTCGTGTTCACTGGCTCGATTTACGGCGGGCATCGAATCGCTCAGGCTGCTGCTGGCAAATTCATGCACGTGGGCTTCGAATTGGGGGGCAATGATCCGGCGTACGTCGCTGCCGATTGCGATTTTGAAAAGACGGTGGAATCGGTGGTCGATGGCGCCATCTACAATGCAGGTCAGAGCTGCTGCGCCGTCGAGCGCGTTTTCGTGCATCGTTCGCTGTATCCCCGATTCGTGGAAGCGTGTGACGCACTGGTAAGCGCCTACGTGCTCGGCGATCCGATGGCGCCCGAGACCACCCTGGGGCCGATTGCGCAGCCCAATCACGCGGCGGAACTCGAAGCACTGGTCGAAGACGCCCGCGCGTCGGGCGCGAAGGTCGTGCGCGGTGGACGCACCACCCGCGTCAACGGCAAAGGCCGATTTTTCCAGGCTACGTTGGTCACCGACGTTCCGCGCACTGCAAAGTTGATGACGGCGGAATCCTTCGGTCCGATTCTCCCCATTTGCGCAGTGGATTCCGACGAAGAAGCCCTCGAGCGCATGAACGATTCGCAATTGGGCCTCACGGCGAGCGTGTGGACGAGCGACCGCGAACGCGCCGCACGTTTGTCACGAAAGCTCGATTACGGGACGGTCTACATGAACCGATGCGACGCGCTCGATCCAGCGCTGCCGTGGATCGGTGTAAAGCAATCGGGACGTGGACACAGCTTGAGTGCGCTCGGTTTCGATCAACTGACGCGACCGAAATCGATTCATTTTCGCCTGAAATTCTAGCGGTTTTCTCGTCCGCGCGGCACGTAAGTAAGCACGTGCCGCGCGTGCGCGTCCGATGCGCGCGGTCAGCGAAATGTTTCAGCCTCGAGAGAACTTCCGTGCTTCGGTCGTTTTCTTTGTGAAGGTCTCGCTGGGTGGCCATTCACATGTTTGAAGGCCGACGACGAATCCTGCTAGACAGCACGACGCGTAATTGGCATTGTGCCGACTCATTAGAAGCACCGCTTCATTCTGAAGCACCACAAGGCGCACCGCGATAATACGATGTTAGGTTCTTTACCAACATCCGCGCGTCGTGCGGCCCATTACTACACAAGGAGACCTCCCATGAGGAAGATGTCAGCGAAGTTGGGGTTGGTGGCGTTGATTCTTGGCTCGTCCCTCGCGATGGGTTGCTCTTCCAGCGACGATTCGTCCGGCGACAACACCGGAAAAGATACCTCGGCGCTGGTGAAGGGGCATGTAACCGCGAACGGTAACGGCCAGATTTCGTTGGGCCTCGCGGGTGCCGCGACGGTCAACGCAGCAGCAAGCGTGAATATCTCGACAGTCGTCGACGGCGTCATCAAGGTCGTTGCGACGGCGAAGGTGGACGCGGGTGGTGAATTCACCCTCAAGCTCCCGGCCGATCTCAATGCGAAGATCGTGATCGTTACGGCGCTCGATATCAACGGCAACGCGATCGGCTCCTCGATCCTCGAGCTCAAGGCTGACGCCAACGTGGCGGGCAACATCTCCTTCGCCGCCCCGATCTCGACGGAGACGTCGCTCGAGGCGAAGGCTCTCCTCGACCTCCTCGTCCACGCCAAGATCGACGCGAACCTCGCGGTGCAGGTTGCCGCGCAGCTCCACGCCGCGATCGACGCGAACCTCTCGGCCAAGCTCGCCGCGGCCATCAACGCCGGCGCGAACATCGACATCGTTGCCCACGCCCTCGCGAAGGCTGCCGTCATTGCGAACGCCGCGCTGACCGCCGAGCTCCAGGCCCACGCGAACCTCGACATCGACGCGCTGGTCAAAGCGCAGATCGACGCGTGCGCATCGCTCAACGCGCAGCTCGACGCGAACGTGAAGGCTGACGCGAGCGTCAAGGCTGACGCAGTGGTCAAGGCGAACCTCCAGGCCAGCCTCGACGCGACGGCCAAGCTCGACGCCTCCCTCAAGGCGAACCTGAATCTCGACGCGAAGGTCCTCGCCGACGCGAAGGCCCACGCGAACCTCGTCCTGAATGCGGCCCTCGACGCGGCCCTCAAGGCTTCGATCGATGCCAAGGTCGACCTGTCTCTCAAGGCGGACGCGAAGCTCACGGCGGACGTCAAAGCCAATGCCCACCTCGAGATCAAGGCGGCGGCCGATGCCCTCGTCAAGATTCTGACCGACAAGGGTCAGGGGAACCTCGTCACGGCGGTTCTGCAGGCCTGCGCAGCGGTTGACGCGAGCATCGAAGCCAGCGTCGACATCAACGCGGTCATCGAGGCACAAGCTCAATTCGGCGCCCAGATCGACGCGGCCGTCCGCGCCGAGCTGAAAGGCCTCCCGATCCTCGGCGACATCCTCACGGCGGTCCTCGACATCGTCGGTCACCTGAATGCGAACCTCGAAGCCAAGCTGAAGATCTGCCTCTCCGCGAACCTCGGCGTCAAAGCCGACCTCGACCTCGTCGTCGACGCCATCGCGGACATCAGCCTGAAGCTCGATCAGGGCATCCAGGTCGACGTGAAGGCCGAAATCGACGCGGCGCTCAAGGGCCTCCTCAAGGTCGAAGCGAACGTCAGCCTCGAGTGCAAAGACGGTGGTCACGGCGGTGGCGGTGGCGGCACCAAGTGAGTGGACTCGCAGCACCCCTGAAGCAGCATATGTAGTTAGGTAGTTGCCAATCCGGTTGTCTCAGTAAAATCGGCCGGATCTTCGGGCGCCTCACCCGAAAGGTCCGGCCGATTGTTTTTCCATCGTTCATGTACGTGCAAGCATCCTTTGGGCGGATGTTTCACGCATGAATGATCCGTTTGGAACCGGCATCCAAGCTCACGCTGTTCGTTACAAAAGACGTTCGCTCCGTTCCGACGGACGACGGGAGCTTGGATCCGATGATGATGAAGATTGCTATCGATGGAGGAAGAGCCGTGCGTGACAGCGCGATCAGGCTTCCACCGGTAGGAAGTGTAAAAATATTTTCGCACTCATAGTGTCGTGTTGCGGTTGCGTTTCTGCCGCACCGAGCTAGGTTGGGTGGACAGTCGTTCGGCATGCTGAAGGCACATCCGAGCGCCGCTCGAGGTGGAGTCACCTTCCTACGGGATGGCCCACCGGAATGGCGCATACGTGCCATCGGCTGCAGAGCGAGAGCAGTACATGTCGGTCATTGGTCGACATGTTGGTCATTGATAATTTTGTAACGGCTGACAGCAATTGTCCGTCATTCGTGATCATCCGAATGTCACGTTGCGGCTGCTCGACAATCCCAGTTTACCGATTGGATTGGCCCGAGCGGCGAGGCACGCAGCGTGCAATTCACAACACCACGACGAATTCACGAAGTCGGATAACTACGCATTACGCAGACAATTGAATCAGCGAATGGGCCGCTCGAGGCGCGGACCATGATCGCCGGATCATTCGCAAGCAGTTCGCTGGAATGGCGCGGCGGGACATCGCTGGTGATAGGCAGTTTTAACCCCTGAGATTCAACTTAACGCCCAATTAAGGAGCGAACTCATGAAGAAGATTTCTTCGGCGTGGAGCATGCTGGCATTGGTTCTCGGAGTTTCCGTGGCCGGTTGCTCTTCAGGGTCGGACGATTCGGATACAGGAAAAGACACGAAAACGGGAGATTCCGCTCTCTCGATCGTGAATGGCCACATCACGGCCGATGGTTCGGGAAGCGTCGATCTGGGTTTGGCCGGATCGAAAACATTGGACGTAGCCAAAACCATCAACATTTCCAAACTCGGTGCCGCGGGTGAGTTGACCAGTGTGGTCACCGCTACGCTCGACGCCAGTGGTGGATTTACCGCAAAACTTCCGCTGGATGCGAAAGTGCTCATCGTGCAAGCACTCGACGCATCCGGCAAAATCGTAGGGTCGTCCATTCTCGAAGCAGCAGGAAAAGCTGCAGGACAAGTGGTCCTGGCGGCGCCGATATCGACCGAATCATCGATTGAAGCGCAAACGCTCATCGATATTTCTGGCTCGCTTTCCGCGGCACTCTCTGGCTCGGCTTCGCTCAGTGCAAGCCTTGCAGCCGAGGTGCGCGCGCTCGTCAGCGCCGATCTCGCAGCGTCGCTCTCGGCGGCGATTTCTGCGGGCGCCGACGCCAAAGCGATCATTCACGCGGTGGCCAAAGCCGCGGTGGTGGCGTCGCATGCCCAAGCCCTCACCATCTCGAGCCAGGGCGTGAGCCTGGACGTGAATGCGCTGGGCGAGCTGGAGGCCAGTGCGGCGCAGGCGCTCAATGCGGTTCTGGAGGCCAAAGGCTCGATCGACGCGGCGGCCAAAGCGTCGGCACAGATCTCCGCGAGCTTGGACGCTGCCCTCAAGGCAACGGGCTCGATCTCCGGATCGGCCGTGGCGGAACTCTCTGCGCAAGCGCACGCCGCGGCGAACCTGACGTTCCACGCGTCGTTGCAGACCTCCCTCAAGGCTTCGCTGGACGCGGCGGTCAATGCGTCGGCGGAGCTCAAAGCCTCGCTCGAAGGGGCGATTTTCGCCTCGCTCAAGGCGGCGGCCAGCCTCGAGGCCAACCTCACGGCGAAGGCCATCGAAGCCGTCATCAAGGCGAGTGGCAGCGCCGAAGGTTCGCTCAACGCCACCTTGAGCGCAGCGCTCGAGGCCACGGCGAAGCTCGAGGGATCCATCTCGGGCGCGGTCGATGCGGCAGGCATTGCGCAAGCCCGCGCGGACTTCGTGGGTGAAATCACGGGAAGCATCAAGGGCTCGGCGTCCGGCACGGGTGGTCTCGTCACCTCGCTGCTCGGCACCCTCGCGGGAACCGCAAAGGCAACCATCGACGGCGTCATCAAGGCCAGCTTCGACGCCACCGGCACCGTCGAGGGCAAATTGAGCGGAACACTCGATGCGAGCCTGGAAGCTGCCCTCAAGGCGGTGGCCGACGTGAACCTCGACGCCAGCGGATCGGTGTCGGGCAACCTCGATGCCGCACTTTCCGGCGTGATCAAGCTGTTCGGTGACCTGTCGAAGACGCTCGACCTGAAGGTGCCGGACCTGACGAAGATCACGGGCGTGACCCCGGATCTCGCCAAGGCGATTACGGATCTTCTCACGATTACGCAAGGCACGCTCCGCGGCGTGCTGCCGCTGAACGGCGGGAAGTAGTTCCGGCGTAGAAGAACGAATCGAACATCGAGGAAGAACGAATCCCCCCGCTGGGATTCGTTCTATCCTCTTTTTGTATTTGGATATCCGTCACGCTCGAGTTGCACGGAGTTCATGACGGTGAAGGGCTTCGGCGGTAGCCTCGCGGGCCATGAGCACGCGCCTTCCCTTGCTGGCTGCGCTTTTCGTGCTTGGTGCGGGACTTCCAGGCTGCGGCGGCTGCCGGGGGACGAAGGCGACGCCGCTCGAACACGTCGAGGCGCGGGTGGAGCCGCTCGATAGGCCAGGAACCGCGCCCCGCGTGTACGGACGTCGGGGGGACCTCGTTCTTCACGGCACCCGCGACACGTCGATCACGGTGGCCGCGGTGGCGGACCTTCCCAACCATCGCCCGCTGCGCGGTTCGATCCTCGACGTGGGGCTCGCCGGCGCGGGACCGTCGGATCCTCTCTTGTGGTGGCGCGCCGCATGGGTCGATTCCGGGCAGAAGCTGCACCCGCTGATCGCGACCGAGGTGAGCCCGCGGAAGTGCCCCGAGGGCAGCGATGGGGTGCACATCGAGGGCGACGTGGACGCGGTTCATCTCGCGACGGATCTTTGCGCGCTCGCGGACGGGGGCTACCGCGTGACGACGTCCGCCACGGGATTGCCGGCGGGCGCGACCCTCGCGGACGATTTGAACCCGGGCCCTGCCGACGCGGTGATCGATCGGGTGGGCGCCGAGTGGCAGGGAGACGAGACCACGCGCTTCGTGGTGCTCGCGGGGTATGGCATCGGTGTCGCGCTGCAAGCGACCGGAATGCGTGCGCGAAGCCGGCGCGTCCGCGCCACGGGGACGATCTCGCCAGCGCCCATCACCTTGCTCCATGAAGGTGCGGAGGCGACACGGATCCTCCATGTGGTGCACGGTGACGCGCTCGACGCGTTGGGTACCCTTCCCTTCGCGACGCGCACGGCCCGCATCGGGCTCGCCGATGGGCGCCCGGGATTTCTCGCCGTGCGCGACAACGCCGATCGGGTCCTCGCCAGTGGTGTACTTCCCGCGGGTGGGCCGCGCACCCTCAAGCTGACCGAGGGGCTCGGAGAGACGCTCACCGTGCGGGACGCCGATGGCGTGCCAGCATCTCGCGCCGTGCCCATCGCAGAGGCGGCATCGCCCGCGCTGCTCTCCATCCCATCGGGGCGCGTGGCGTTGCGTTTCATCGATGGGCGCGACGCGCCCGTGCCGGTTCACGTGATCTTCCGCGGCCTGGAGGGCACGCCGGATCCCACGCCCGAGGTGACGGGGCGGGCGTACGCCGGCGGACGCTCCGTGTACTTGCTCGATGGATCGGGGACGGTGCACCTCGCGCCGGGCAGGTACAAGGTGACGGCGACGCACGGTCCGACGTATTCGCTCTCGAGCAAAGAGATCGACGTCGCACCCGGCGGTGAGCAAACCGTGGCCGATCGCCTGACGGCGGTGGTCGACACGCACGAGTGGACGGCGGCGGACTTCCACTTGCACTCGGAGCCGAGCCACGATTCGTCGGTCTCGCTGCACGCGAGGCTCGCAAGCCTCACGTGCGAAGGCGTCGACCTGGCGGTTGCCACGGATCACAACCATGTGACCGACTACGAGCCGGTGGCGCGCGAATTGAACCTGACCTCGCGGCTCGCCACCGTGCCCGGGGCGGAGATCACCTCGGCGGGCGCGCGGGTGTGGGGGCATTTCAACGCTTTTCCATTGCCGGCGGCGGGCGACGCGGCCCCCGAAGAAGCAACGCCGCCGTATTACGAGATCCTCCCGAGGGAGCTCTTCGCCAAGGCGCGGGCCGCAGGTGCGCGCGTGGTGCAAGTGAACCATGCGCGCATGCCGCCGAACATCGGGTACTTCGATCTCGCGCACCTCGATGCGGCGACGGGGCGCGCCGATGCGGACTTCGCCGACGACTTCGACGCGCTGGAAGCGTACAACGGCTTTTGGATCGAGAGCCCCGATCGCGTGCGCGAGGGGGCACGTGACTTGGTCGCACTCGCGCGGCGCGGCCGGCGGCCCATCGCCACGGGAAACAGCGACTCGCATCGGCTGCTGTACGAAGAGGCGGGCTACCCGCGAACGTACGTGCACACGCCTTCCGGCGCGGCCGCCGATCGCGCGGTGCGCACCATCGATGCGATGCTCACGGGCGACACGACGGTGAGCTCTGGGCCCTTGGTGGTGCTCACCGTAGAGGGAAAATCGCCCGGTTCCGTCGTTCGGCCGAACGCGAAGAACGAGCTTCGCGTCAAGGTGCGCGTCTTTGCACCGGCCTGGGTGCCCGTCGAGACGATCGAGGTGTGGCGCGACGACGAGCCCGTGCAGCACTTCCCCGCGGGCCCTGCGCGCGATGGTCTGCGCTTCGAGCGCGAGACGATCGTGAAAGGAGTGGACACCGATGCAACGATCCTCGCGTGGGCCGAAGCACGCACGCCACTCGGCGACGTGCTGCCGAACCCCAATGCACGCGCCATCGGTTTTTCTGGGCTCGTCTACGTCGATGCCGACGGCGATGGTCGCGTGAACGTCCCCTCGAAACACTGAGCACAGCGCACCCCGAATGACGCTTCTTTGCCTACAGAAGCGCGAAGCTCACGCGATCTCGAGCTTGGAACGATTCATCCATGGAGCTAGGTTGGTGGAAAAGGGTACGTGAGGCATGAGGGTTTGGATGCTCGCGTACGCGTCGAAGGGGGAACGTAGACATGGGTGCAGTACTCCCATTGTGCAGGGCTTTCTTTCGTAGCGGGGGAGCGCTGATGCTTGCATGCACAAGCGCGTGCATGCTGTCGTGGGACACGTCGTCGTCTCAGGCGGGGCTCGATGCGGACCGGAAGATCCTGGGGACGATCTCGGGCCTCGCCGGCTCGGGTTTGGTGCTGACGAACGCATCCGGTGACGAGGTGTACCCCGAGCCCGGTGCCACATCGTTCGAGTTTCCGATCCGCAAAGGCCAGAGCTACGCGGTGACGGTGAAATCACCGCCCCGTTCGCCGGTCCAAAATTGCGTGGTGGCCAACTCCGTGGGCACGGGCGACGGGCAAGACGTGACCAACGTCGTCGTGGTGTGCACCACCCTCGGCTTCACCGTGAATGCCGAGGTGCGCGACTTGATGGGATCTTTGGCCCTGTCGAACGGCGTCGACACCTTGGTGGTGCAACGCGACGGCGTGCAGGCCTTCCCGCCACTGCGAAAAGGACAGAGCTACGCGGTGACGATCGCGTCGCAGCCGAGCAACCAGCAATGCACCGTGACGGGTGGAAGCGGCGTGATGGACGAAGCGGACGTGGTCGTGCCCATTCGCTGCATCGATTCGTTCGTCGAGGGATTCGACGCCTCGCCGGTGCTTCCGTCGGGCTGGAAGGTGGCCCTCATCACGGCCTCCGGCAGCACCCTCTGGCACGTGTCCAACGACGGCGCCGACTCGGCACCGAACTGTGCGCGCGTCTCCGGAGCGGCGACCACGCTCGACATGGCGCTGGTGAGCCCTGCGATTGCGATCGTGGGTGAAAACCCGCAGGTGAAGTTTCGTCACGCCTACATGGCGGAGGCCGGGTACGACGGCGCCGTACTGGAGATTCAAGTCGAGGACGGGGCCTGGGTGGACATCGAGGCCGCGGGCGGGAGCTTTTCGTCGGCCGGCTACACGGGCATGATCACCAGTGGGTTCGGCGTCCGGCCCCCCCTCGCCGGCCGAAATGCGTGGACCGGAAACTCCGGGGGCTACGTCACCACGGTCGCCAATCTTCCGCCAAAATTGGCGGGAAAGAAGGTGACCCTGCGATGGCGCTGGGGAAACGATGGCAGCGGCACGGCTGCGGGGAGCGGCTGGCGCATTGACAATGTCGCCGTCTACCGTTGAACATTCGCGCATGCAGACGCGCATGAGGTTGGTGCTTGCGGTGTGTGCCGTGACGTTGGGCACCAGCTCGGTGGCTTCCATGGCCTGGGCGCAAACGGGGGATGCGGCTTCGGCGCAGGCGCTGTTCGACGAGGGGCAGGCGCTGATGAAGCAGCGCCGCTTTGCCGAGGCGTGCGCGAAGTTTCAGAGCAGCCATCGCCTCGAGCCCAGGCCGGGCACGGCGCTCAACCTGGCCGACTGCTACGAGGCCAACGGGCAGACGGCGAGTGCGTGGGCGCGCTACGTGGAGGCCTCGGAGATGGCGGCACGCGAGAACCAACGCGAGCGCGAACGGTATGCACGCGACCACGCGAAGGCGCTTTTGCCGAAGCTGGCCAAGCTTTCGGTCAAGTCGAATGGGCTGCCGTCCGGTGCGGTGGTCAAGCGCGACGGGGTCGTGCTCGACATGGCCATGCTGGGGAGCGCGGTGCCCGTCGATGCGGGCGAGCACACCGTGGATGTCGAAATCGGCGGAAGGCCGGTGTGGTCGACCAGCGTGAAGGTTGCACCGTCCACGAGCGCCGAGGTGCAGGTTCCCGACAAGAACGATCCGCTCTGGGCGACCGCGGCCGCCGCAGCGCCACCACCGGCGCCGACCAAGGACGCCGAGCGACCGGCGCCCGCGGCGACGAACGAACCCGTATCTCCCCCGCCCCCGGCCAAGACGTGGTCGACACAACGGACGCTCGCCGTGGTGGCGGCCGGCGTGGGCGTGGTGGGGCTCGGTGCGGGCACCTTCTTTGCGCTCAGCGCGAATTCGAAGTGGTCCGACGCAAAGGATCAATGCCAGCCCAATGGCTGCCCGCGCGACAGCGTCGACAAGGGCAACGACGCGCGAAGCCAAGCCAACGTGGCCACCGCGGCCTTCATCGTGGGGGGTGTGGCGCTGGCTGGCGCGGGGGTTCTCTGGTTTACCGCGCCCTCGTCGGAGCGTGGCGCGGGCGTGGGCATCGTCCCGATGGGGGATGCGCGCAGCGGCACCGCCGGCCTGATGGCGCACGGCCGTTTCTGAGTCGCGTCTGTCGCGTTTACTGACGCGACTTGAGGACGCTTTCCTTGAGGTCCTTCGTCTCCTGCGTCGGACGCGGGCGCGGCGTGGCCGGCTTCTCCGTCTTCTCCTTCGCCACCGACGCGGCGGGCGGAGGCTCCGGGGCTTGCTGCGCCGATGCCGATGCCGGCGGCGGCGGTGGTGCGGGAGGCTCCACGGTGATGACCGACGCGGGCGACGACGCCGAGGGCGCTGCATGCGTCGCGGGTGCCGGCTCGTGCTTCTTCGCGAACACGGCCACCACCGCACCGACCACCGAGAGCGCCACCACGACGCCGACGAGGATGGCCACGGCCACCGGCCATGGAAAACGCTTCTTTTGGCCCGATGCCGTGACCGCCGAAACGGCGGAGTGGGTCTGCATCCCCACCGTCAACGGCGTCTGCGTGAACGACGTCGCATTGGGCGGCAGCTTGTAACCCGTGAGGCGCACGGCACGTTCCACGCTGCGGTTGGCGTGCCCCGTCCCAAATGGCGCAATGGCCACCGCGAGTT encodes:
- a CDS encoding cupin domain-containing protein is translated as MRHTADYWIRHLQLEPHPEGGAFRQTYRAALTVRKDALPPGFAGDCSAATQIYFLIRNGEYSAFHRIQSDEIWHFYAGDTLLVHEIGEDGTLHTHTLGAEPERGESFQSVVGARSWFASELKDGGEYALVGCTVAPGFDFADFELAKKDTLARAFPAHIGLISRLSHD
- a CDS encoding aldehyde dehydrogenase family protein, which encodes MTTLDVDNPYTLESACTVPLADEKRVNETLDRARGAARAWRDTSLAERKNLAEKAIAAMEKAADTIPQDISRMMGKPLSQAQGELRGMADRARFMLSIAESSLSDIVLPPKEGFERRIVKEALGVVLDLPAWNYPLLTAVNVVVPAVLAGNSVIVKHSPRTPLSGGHFARAFEEAGAPPYLVQALDCDHPTSERVVGDPRVDHVVFTGSIYGGHRIAQAAAGKFMHVGFELGGNDPAYVAADCDFEKTVESVVDGAIYNAGQSCCAVERVFVHRSLYPRFVEACDALVSAYVLGDPMAPETTLGPIAQPNHAAELEALVEDARASGAKVVRGGRTTRVNGKGRFFQATLVTDVPRTAKLMTAESFGPILPICAVDSDEEALERMNDSQLGLTASVWTSDRERAARLSRKLDYGTVYMNRCDALDPALPWIGVKQSGRGHSLSALGFDQLTRPKSIHFRLKF
- a CDS encoding CehA/McbA family metallohydrolase; amino-acid sequence: MSTRLPLLAALFVLGAGLPGCGGCRGTKATPLEHVEARVEPLDRPGTAPRVYGRRGDLVLHGTRDTSITVAAVADLPNHRPLRGSILDVGLAGAGPSDPLLWWRAAWVDSGQKLHPLIATEVSPRKCPEGSDGVHIEGDVDAVHLATDLCALADGGYRVTTSATGLPAGATLADDLNPGPADAVIDRVGAEWQGDETTRFVVLAGYGIGVALQATGMRARSRRVRATGTISPAPITLLHEGAEATRILHVVHGDALDALGTLPFATRTARIGLADGRPGFLAVRDNADRVLASGVLPAGGPRTLKLTEGLGETLTVRDADGVPASRAVPIAEAASPALLSIPSGRVALRFIDGRDAPVPVHVIFRGLEGTPDPTPEVTGRAYAGGRSVYLLDGSGTVHLAPGRYKVTATHGPTYSLSSKEIDVAPGGEQTVADRLTAVVDTHEWTAADFHLHSEPSHDSSVSLHARLASLTCEGVDLAVATDHNHVTDYEPVARELNLTSRLATVPGAEITSAGARVWGHFNAFPLPAAGDAAPEEATPPYYEILPRELFAKARAAGARVVQVNHARMPPNIGYFDLAHLDAATGRADADFADDFDALEAYNGFWIESPDRVREGARDLVALARRGRRPIATGNSDSHRLLYEEAGYPRTYVHTPSGAAADRAVRTIDAMLTGDTTVSSGPLVVLTVEGKSPGSVVRPNAKNELRVKVRVFAPAWVPVETIEVWRDDEPVQHFPAGPARDGLRFERETIVKGVDTDATILAWAEARTPLGDVLPNPNARAIGFSGLVYVDADGDGRVNVPSKH
- a CDS encoding tetratricopeptide repeat protein translates to MRLVLAVCAVTLGTSSVASMAWAQTGDAASAQALFDEGQALMKQRRFAEACAKFQSSHRLEPRPGTALNLADCYEANGQTASAWARYVEASEMAARENQRERERYARDHAKALLPKLAKLSVKSNGLPSGAVVKRDGVVLDMAMLGSAVPVDAGEHTVDVEIGGRPVWSTSVKVAPSTSAEVQVPDKNDPLWATAAAAAPPPAPTKDAERPAPAATNEPVSPPPPAKTWSTQRTLAVVAAGVGVVGLGAGTFFALSANSKWSDAKDQCQPNGCPRDSVDKGNDARSQANVATAAFIVGGVALAGAGVLWFTAPSSERGAGVGIVPMGDARSGTAGLMAHGRF